The following are from one region of the uncultured Hyphomonas sp. genome:
- a CDS encoding TonB-dependent receptor, translating into MKSRLLASSVFAGAAFMAQASLLAVAQEVVVDETVETVTTDGDETESRQDTVVVTGSILQGETASPVTTMTAENFDARGIVTISDAVTKLSANNAGTIPQNWNAGFNFASGATAISLRGLTTSSTLTVFDGMRVAPYPLADDGRRNFVDLNAMPQSIVERVDVLRDGASSTYGADAIAGVVNVITKKEIQGFHANTSYGISQEGDAQETIFDFAMGHGDLDLDGFNIYVGGEYNDSESYNVSDRGYPFNTWDWSDICGPSGSCMDNLNPNGIEYDGSYDGLGTTRVPFIRPYDSTDTAVGPYEMGNPALGCDGLTPHVLTADQAAPGAWEEGLTVCEQNIYGDYYQAAPDITRGGLSGRVTFNLNENAQVYARGDWYRVTSQAIFTPYGWAGRTAPPGSVTLSPVLLPVYVCSTDIETCDATNGTLNPQNPYAADGNQARIIGYPSRRRGVTTQADNFRFATGIDGTFAEDWNYKIDFTASHVDLDTTRSGYIFLQNLLNVIHDGSFNFIDQTQNTEAQLDYVMPSFTGNSTSDMLQGQAVVSRDLMELAGGPLQGAVGVAWREEKIDNPSANPANDLHPNERYYSINSVGASGSRQVWSGFFEADAPVLDNLNVNVTGRYDKYSSGQENFSPKIGVMWEPVPTVSLRGTYSEGFRIPSFNEAFGLPTTGYISSGLNTDNPGVAAFIASHASNPAYTAGTYSIGLTSSGNPELDPEESKSYTLGVVWDPMPGLQLTVDYWNIEVSNLITNVDYAPAIEAYYANGGAVNIPGINVVPGIPDASNPNALPLLGFIEYSYTNADSQEVSGVDFAVKYHKSLPYGIEWTSVANASYLDKYVKTYENGDTESYAGTLSPCDVTSCSGAPEWRGDWQNTFDWNDTSVTLTGYFTQGVDLASTDYGGVKGDCANNIYASVYPYLDGTPSLCSSKDIINWDLSIRQQVNERLSVYMNVQNVLNSEPEFDPSAAYNIYGYNPAWDSAGMLGRYFRIGAKVDF; encoded by the coding sequence ATGAAGTCCCGCCTGCTTGCTTCGTCCGTCTTTGCGGGCGCAGCATTTATGGCGCAGGCGAGCTTGCTCGCCGTTGCCCAGGAAGTCGTCGTCGACGAAACGGTTGAGACCGTAACGACCGATGGGGATGAGACTGAATCACGTCAGGATACGGTTGTTGTTACCGGTTCGATTCTGCAGGGTGAAACGGCGTCGCCAGTCACCACGATGACCGCAGAGAACTTCGACGCACGCGGGATCGTCACGATCTCCGACGCTGTGACGAAGCTGTCCGCAAACAACGCCGGTACCATTCCGCAGAACTGGAACGCCGGTTTCAACTTCGCATCGGGTGCCACGGCAATCTCGCTGCGCGGTCTGACCACCAGCTCGACGCTGACCGTTTTCGACGGAATGCGCGTTGCGCCGTATCCGCTCGCGGATGACGGCCGCCGTAACTTCGTTGACCTGAACGCCATGCCGCAAAGCATCGTCGAGCGCGTCGACGTGCTGCGTGACGGCGCTTCGTCCACCTATGGTGCAGACGCCATCGCCGGTGTGGTCAACGTGATCACCAAGAAAGAGATCCAAGGCTTCCACGCCAACACGTCCTACGGCATCTCGCAAGAAGGCGATGCTCAGGAAACGATCTTCGATTTCGCAATGGGTCACGGCGATCTCGATCTGGACGGCTTCAACATCTATGTCGGTGGTGAATATAACGACAGCGAGTCGTACAATGTTTCCGACCGCGGATATCCGTTCAACACCTGGGACTGGAGCGACATCTGTGGCCCGTCCGGCAGCTGTATGGACAACCTGAACCCGAACGGCATCGAATATGATGGTTCGTATGACGGTCTGGGCACAACGCGCGTTCCGTTCATCCGTCCTTACGACTCGACTGACACCGCTGTTGGTCCGTACGAAATGGGGAACCCGGCGCTGGGTTGTGATGGTCTGACACCGCACGTTCTCACTGCTGACCAGGCTGCCCCGGGCGCATGGGAAGAAGGCCTCACGGTCTGTGAGCAGAACATCTACGGCGACTACTATCAGGCTGCGCCTGATATTACCCGTGGTGGACTTTCCGGTCGCGTGACCTTTAACCTGAACGAGAATGCTCAGGTTTATGCGCGTGGCGATTGGTACCGCGTGACCTCGCAGGCAATTTTCACGCCTTATGGCTGGGCAGGCCGCACTGCACCTCCGGGATCAGTCACCCTGTCGCCGGTCCTTCTGCCGGTTTATGTCTGCTCGACGGACATCGAAACCTGTGATGCGACCAATGGCACGCTGAACCCGCAGAACCCGTATGCTGCAGATGGCAACCAGGCTCGTATCATTGGATATCCGTCCCGGCGCCGTGGTGTCACGACCCAAGCGGACAACTTCCGTTTCGCAACGGGAATCGATGGTACATTTGCTGAAGACTGGAACTACAAGATTGACTTTACCGCATCGCACGTCGATCTCGACACCACGCGGTCTGGATACATCTTCCTGCAGAACCTGTTGAATGTGATCCACGATGGGTCGTTCAACTTCATCGACCAGACGCAGAACACGGAAGCTCAGTTGGATTACGTGATGCCGTCCTTCACCGGCAACTCGACGTCCGACATGCTGCAAGGGCAGGCGGTTGTTTCCCGCGACCTGATGGAGCTCGCCGGTGGTCCTCTGCAGGGCGCTGTTGGTGTTGCCTGGCGTGAAGAGAAGATCGATAATCCGAGTGCAAACCCGGCGAACGATCTTCACCCGAACGAGCGCTACTACAGCATCAACTCTGTTGGTGCCTCCGGTAGCCGTCAGGTGTGGTCTGGCTTCTTCGAAGCTGATGCACCGGTGCTCGATAACCTGAACGTGAACGTGACCGGCCGTTATGACAAGTATTCGTCTGGCCAGGAAAACTTCTCGCCGAAAATCGGCGTGATGTGGGAACCGGTCCCGACTGTGTCGCTTCGCGGTACATATTCGGAAGGTTTCCGTATTCCGAGCTTCAACGAAGCCTTCGGTCTGCCAACCACCGGATACATCTCCTCTGGTCTTAACACTGATAACCCGGGTGTTGCTGCCTTCATCGCATCGCACGCATCCAACCCGGCCTACACGGCTGGTACGTACAGCATCGGTCTGACCTCGTCCGGTAACCCGGAACTCGATCCGGAAGAGTCGAAGTCTTACACACTTGGTGTTGTCTGGGATCCGATGCCGGGCCTGCAGCTCACTGTCGATTACTGGAATATCGAGGTTTCGAACCTGATCACCAACGTCGATTATGCTCCGGCAATCGAGGCTTACTATGCCAACGGTGGCGCAGTGAACATTCCGGGTATCAACGTTGTTCCGGGTATCCCGGATGCGTCGAACCCGAACGCTCTGCCGCTGCTTGGCTTCATCGAGTACAGCTACACCAATGCTGACTCTCAGGAAGTCTCCGGTGTCGATTTCGCGGTGAAGTACCACAAGTCGCTTCCTTACGGGATCGAGTGGACCTCCGTTGCGAATGCTTCGTATCTCGACAAGTACGTGAAGACGTATGAAAACGGCGATACAGAAAGCTATGCCGGTACGCTCAGCCCGTGTGACGTGACGTCCTGTTCGGGTGCGCCTGAGTGGCGTGGCGACTGGCAGAACACCTTCGACTGGAACGACACGTCGGTCACGCTGACGGGTTACTTCACGCAAGGTGTTGATCTGGCCTCGACGGACTACGGTGGTGTCAAAGGTGATTGTGCAAACAACATCTACGCCTCTGTCTATCCGTACCTGGATGGCACCCCGTCGCTGTGTTCGTCGAAAGACATCATCAACTGGGATCTTTCTATCCGCCAGCAGGTCAATGAGCGACTTTCGGTCTACATGAACGTTCAGAACGTTCTGAATTCCGAACCGGAGTTCGATCCGAGTGCCGCTTACAACATCTACGGTTACAACCCGGCTTGGGACTCCGCAGGTATGCTCGGCCGTTACTTCCGCATCGGCGCGAAGGTGGACTTCTAG
- a CDS encoding DUF3667 domain-containing protein, with amino-acid sequence MSHDMEAAGAASLGGLTSGEHHKVQPPGEPCRNCGTVVMDRYCTHCGQLASNFHRPFFSLVASSLADTFALDSRLLRSVPMLMFRPGRMTRNYLDGQRARYVPPFRMFLLASVLFFLTLFGLGDRLGWYADWSLNPGGGVELSQTDRETAIEELKVRLQRDDLSPDGRAGLESALARLESGEQVAFVREDGTVDREALHGMIDQAIDPDASPVGAQTLQAAGDQFARVFENQDRFAARFREWAPRFSLMFMPLLALMLTVIYVWHRKVYVYDHVIVALHFQTFLYGLATLLLLVVAILHIGPGWLSLAGTIWGIWYLHRQLRVTYGTGFFMAALRTSILLILGITVLFLLALGLVILSFLLT; translated from the coding sequence ATGAGCCACGACATGGAAGCCGCTGGCGCGGCCTCCCTTGGCGGCCTGACATCCGGCGAACACCATAAGGTTCAGCCGCCGGGTGAGCCGTGCCGGAATTGCGGCACGGTGGTGATGGATCGCTACTGCACCCATTGCGGCCAGCTTGCCTCGAACTTCCACCGGCCATTCTTCAGCCTCGTTGCCTCCAGCCTTGCGGACACGTTTGCGCTGGACAGCCGGCTGTTGCGGTCCGTGCCGATGCTGATGTTCCGCCCGGGCCGGATGACGCGGAACTATCTGGACGGCCAGCGCGCGCGCTACGTGCCGCCATTCCGCATGTTCCTGCTGGCTTCGGTGCTGTTCTTCCTCACCCTGTTCGGCCTGGGCGACCGGTTGGGCTGGTATGCCGACTGGTCGCTGAATCCGGGGGGCGGTGTGGAGCTCTCCCAGACAGACCGTGAGACGGCTATTGAGGAGCTGAAAGTCAGGCTTCAGCGTGATGACCTGTCACCGGACGGCAGGGCAGGGCTGGAATCGGCGCTCGCCCGCCTTGAATCCGGCGAACAGGTGGCCTTCGTCCGCGAAGACGGGACCGTGGACCGCGAGGCCCTTCACGGCATGATCGACCAGGCCATCGACCCCGATGCCTCGCCCGTCGGGGCCCAGACACTCCAGGCGGCGGGCGACCAGTTTGCCCGGGTATTCGAAAATCAGGACCGTTTCGCGGCCCGGTTCCGGGAGTGGGCGCCCCGGTTCAGCCTGATGTTCATGCCGCTTCTGGCATTGATGCTGACGGTCATCTACGTCTGGCACCGCAAGGTATATGTCTACGATCATGTGATCGTCGCTTTGCATTTCCAGACATTTCTCTACGGTCTGGCGACTCTGTTGCTACTGGTCGTTGCAATTCTGCATATCGGACCCGGCTGGCTGTCTCTTGCCGGCACAATCTGGGGGATCTGGTACCTGCATCGGCAGCTTCGCGTCACCTACGGAACCGGCTTTTTCATGGCGGCGCTTCGTACCTCCATTTTGCTAATTCTTGGCATAACCGTGCTTTTTCTGCTGGCGCTCGGGCTGGTTATCCTCAGTTTTCTGCTTACTTGA
- a CDS encoding peptide ABC transporter substrate-binding protein — MIFSRMPRLMAAGAMALILAACGGGGGGATEDVPTLRRGISAKVDTLDPHKSSAQWENIIIGDMFIGLTTDGPDGRPQPGMATSWETSPDGLVWTFHLGDYNWSDGNPVVADDFVYALRRIQSVEVASQYASLLYLIKNAGEINRGELPPEELGVRAIDDKTLELTLEYPAPYLPGLLTHYTTYPVPSQAIETYGDAWIQPDNIVVNGPYKLVYWRTGDQLVADKNPTGFGAEDACFDRVVYFELEDLTSVENKIQAGELDLNNAFDGARQAEIEAKLPGWVHTTPALITTYWVFNSQNAPFDDVRVRKALSMALDREFMVKSVLTPGYVPAYSMVPPGIDNYDAPRPHVEWEDMPRQERLAEAKRLLEEAGYGPDNPLAFEYIHRSTDDNPKVAPVAQANWAEIAPWVKPTIVKQDTKVLYARLRQSDFQVADAAWVADFDDPINFLYLLKSDTGQQNYGNYNNPEYDALLTRSNSELDLKKRAETFAEAEGLMLNDYPITPMWFQVTKNLVSPDLTGFEDNAKDQHRSRFMCRKSIKPAE; from the coding sequence ATGATCTTCTCCCGTATGCCGCGCCTGATGGCCGCCGGCGCAATGGCCCTTATTCTCGCTGCCTGCGGAGGCGGCGGCGGAGGGGCCACCGAGGATGTCCCGACGCTGCGCCGCGGCATCTCGGCCAAGGTCGACACGCTGGATCCGCACAAATCCTCGGCCCAGTGGGAGAACATCATCATCGGCGACATGTTCATCGGCCTGACGACCGATGGCCCGGACGGCCGCCCGCAGCCCGGCATGGCCACCAGCTGGGAAACAAGCCCGGACGGCCTCGTCTGGACCTTCCATCTCGGGGATTACAACTGGTCCGATGGCAATCCGGTCGTGGCGGATGACTTCGTGTATGCCCTGCGCCGTATCCAGTCTGTGGAAGTGGCGTCGCAATATGCCTCGCTGCTCTACCTCATCAAGAATGCCGGCGAGATCAATCGGGGCGAGCTGCCGCCGGAAGAACTGGGCGTCCGCGCCATCGATGACAAGACGCTGGAACTGACACTGGAATATCCGGCGCCGTATCTGCCGGGCCTGCTGACCCACTACACGACCTATCCGGTGCCGAGCCAGGCCATCGAGACTTATGGCGATGCCTGGATTCAGCCTGACAACATCGTGGTGAACGGCCCGTACAAGCTGGTTTACTGGCGGACCGGTGACCAGCTCGTCGCCGACAAGAACCCGACCGGCTTCGGCGCGGAGGATGCCTGTTTCGACCGCGTGGTCTATTTTGAACTGGAAGACCTGACATCTGTGGAGAACAAGATCCAGGCGGGTGAACTGGACCTCAACAATGCGTTTGACGGTGCCCGGCAAGCCGAAATCGAAGCCAAGCTGCCAGGCTGGGTCCACACCACGCCGGCCCTGATCACGACATACTGGGTGTTCAATTCCCAGAACGCTCCGTTCGATGATGTGCGCGTGCGCAAGGCGCTCTCGATGGCGCTCGACCGGGAGTTCATGGTGAAAAGCGTGCTTACGCCAGGCTATGTGCCAGCCTATTCCATGGTGCCGCCGGGGATCGACAATTATGATGCGCCGCGTCCGCATGTGGAGTGGGAAGACATGCCGCGCCAGGAGCGCCTCGCAGAAGCCAAGCGCCTTCTCGAAGAGGCCGGATACGGGCCGGACAATCCGCTGGCATTCGAATACATCCACCGCTCGACGGACGATAATCCGAAGGTCGCCCCGGTGGCGCAGGCAAACTGGGCCGAGATTGCCCCCTGGGTGAAGCCGACCATCGTGAAGCAGGACACCAAAGTGCTGTATGCGCGCCTGCGCCAGTCGGACTTCCAGGTCGCCGATGCCGCCTGGGTCGCGGACTTCGACGATCCGATCAACTTCCTCTACCTGCTGAAATCGGACACCGGCCAGCAGAACTACGGCAACTATAACAACCCGGAATACGATGCGCTGCTCACACGCTCGAACAGCGAACTCGACCTGAAGAAACGGGCTGAGACGTTTGCCGAGGCGGAAGGCCTGATGCTGAACGACTATCCGATCACGCCGATGTGGTTCCAGGTGACCAAGAACCTCGTGAGCCCGGATCTGACCGGGTTCGAGGACAATGCGAAGGACCAGCACCGCTCGCGCTTTATGTGCAGAAAGAGTATAAAGCCCGCGGAATAG
- a CDS encoding mechanosensitive ion channel family protein: MRIRWLKRARPPALFALMGAAILSVPHTGLAPDWDKLGNWPDILASICFIAATGWAIGTLVDGLMKRRLARLNFNQIDNLKARKTATRLDVVRRIWVVTVGIVTVAAALTVIPGVKQFGVSLFASAGIAGIAVGIAARPVLSNLIAGLQIAFTQPIRLDDAVVLEDEWGWIEEIGLFYVVVRIWDWRRLILPVSYFIEQPFQNWTHKSASIIGSVFWSLDYRAPVADMRDKLVEICRATPLWDGDVVNLQVTDTGMNTIRIRALASARNSPDAWDLRCFIREKMIIWLQENHPEALPRVRNELDTLPEGAFDGRAVQAGRME, encoded by the coding sequence ATGCGGATCCGCTGGCTGAAGCGCGCGCGTCCCCCTGCCCTGTTCGCCCTGATGGGCGCCGCAATCCTGTCCGTTCCGCACACGGGCCTGGCGCCAGACTGGGACAAGCTTGGCAACTGGCCGGATATCCTGGCCTCGATCTGTTTTATCGCCGCCACCGGCTGGGCCATCGGCACGCTGGTCGACGGGCTGATGAAGCGGCGGCTGGCGCGGCTGAATTTCAATCAGATTGACAATCTGAAAGCGCGCAAAACCGCGACGCGCCTGGATGTGGTCCGGCGGATCTGGGTTGTCACGGTCGGCATTGTCACCGTCGCCGCGGCCCTGACCGTCATTCCGGGCGTCAAGCAGTTCGGTGTCAGCCTGTTCGCCTCCGCCGGGATCGCCGGCATCGCGGTCGGCATTGCCGCCCGCCCGGTACTGTCGAACCTGATCGCCGGCCTTCAGATCGCCTTCACCCAACCGATCAGGCTAGACGACGCGGTGGTGCTGGAAGACGAGTGGGGCTGGATCGAGGAGATCGGTCTCTTCTACGTCGTGGTCCGCATCTGGGACTGGCGGCGCCTGATCCTGCCGGTTTCCTATTTCATCGAACAGCCTTTCCAGAACTGGACGCACAAGTCGGCCAGCATCATCGGCAGCGTTTTCTGGTCGCTGGATTACCGGGCGCCGGTGGCCGACATGCGGGACAAGCTGGTGGAAATCTGCCGCGCCACGCCGCTATGGGATGGTGACGTCGTGAACCTGCAGGTAACGGATACGGGCATGAATACGATCCGCATACGGGCGCTGGCGAGCGCGCGGAACTCCCCTGACGCATGGGACCTGCGCTGCTTCATCCGTGAAAAGATGATTATCTGGCTGCAGGAAAATCACCCTGAAGCCCTGCCCCGGGTCCGCAATGAACTCGACACCCTGCCCGAAGGCGCCTTCGATGGGCGGGCGGTTCAGGCGGGGCGGATGGAATAG
- a CDS encoding Gfo/Idh/MocA family oxidoreductase, protein MIRIGILGAAKIAPPAIIEPARRRTDCRVVAVAARDASRAAAYAAEHQIQHVADSYDALIARSDIDLIYNALPPNRHADLSIAALRAGKAVLCEKPFAMNAGEAAAMQQAAEETGRPLLEAFHYRFHPAFVHALGHVRSGHVGKILSMEADFSVAIPYRPGELRHTLETGGGALMDLGCYCIHMVRTMAGTEPAVASAECHCDRPNVDISTHARLVFPGDVTASIMTSMSETVTRRIHLHVEGTKGSLTFNNPIHPHRGHTITLQQHGQPDRTETIPGDTTYDHQLAHMVDVLAGRAEPLTGGTDAVANMRVIDAIYRSAGLSPRGSELVS, encoded by the coding sequence ATGATCCGGATCGGCATTCTCGGGGCGGCAAAGATTGCGCCGCCAGCGATCATCGAACCTGCCCGCCGCCGGACAGACTGCCGCGTTGTCGCCGTGGCGGCGCGCGATGCCAGCCGCGCGGCTGCCTACGCCGCCGAACACCAGATCCAGCATGTGGCAGACAGCTATGACGCGCTGATCGCCCGCAGCGACATCGACCTGATCTACAATGCCCTGCCCCCGAACCGGCATGCCGACCTCAGCATCGCCGCGCTCAGGGCCGGCAAGGCCGTGCTGTGCGAAAAGCCGTTCGCGATGAATGCCGGCGAAGCGGCCGCCATGCAGCAGGCGGCAGAAGAGACCGGCCGCCCCCTGCTGGAGGCATTCCATTACCGCTTCCACCCGGCCTTCGTTCACGCCCTCGGCCATGTCCGCAGCGGGCATGTCGGGAAAATCCTGTCGATGGAGGCAGATTTTTCGGTCGCCATCCCCTACCGGCCCGGCGAACTGCGCCACACGCTGGAGACCGGCGGCGGCGCGCTGATGGATCTCGGCTGTTATTGTATCCACATGGTACGGACCATGGCAGGCACCGAGCCCGCCGTTGCGTCCGCCGAGTGCCATTGCGACCGGCCGAACGTCGATATCTCGACGCATGCGCGGCTGGTCTTTCCGGGCGATGTGACCGCTTCGATCATGACTTCCATGTCGGAGACCGTGACACGGCGCATCCATCTGCATGTCGAGGGCACCAAAGGCTCATTGACCTTCAACAATCCGATCCACCCGCATCGCGGGCACACAATCACCCTCCAACAGCATGGCCAGCCGGACCGGACGGAGACGATTCCCGGTGACACCACCTATGACCACCAGCTGGCACATATGGTGGACGTGCTGGCCGGGCGGGCGGAACCGCTGACCGGCGGGACCGACGCGGTGGCCAACATGCGCGTGATCGACGCGATTTATCGCAGCGCAGGCCTTTCCCCGCGCGGCAGCGAACTGGTCTCTTGA
- a CDS encoding tryptophanase, with amino-acid sequence MKTIIEPFRIKSVEPIRMTTREERADLLKAAKYNLFKLHSDDVIIDLLTDSGTSAMSAAQWGAVMTGDESYAGAPSFYRFEAAVRNLMDFKHIIPTHQGRAAEHLLFNLIAKPGHIIPSNTHFDTTRGNIEAAGAEAVDLPAAEGKIPSLDHPFKGNMDLEALETLLREKRDSVPAVMMTITNNAGGGQPASLENIRAAAQIAQHYRKPFFIDGCRFAENAWFIKLREPGQQDRSIKAIIHDIFEVADGMTMSAKKDAFANIGGWLALRDDALAERARTLLIQTEGFPTYGGLAGRDLDAIAQGLSEIIDEDYLRYRVRTNTYIAERLDAMGVPVVKPAGGHAVFVDARAFLSHIPPLEYPGQSLACALYEMGGIRGCEIGTVMFGRKPDGSEEPARMDLVRLAMPRRVYTQSHADYIVEVFEELAASKDQLRGLKIVKEPPMMRHFTSEFEPL; translated from the coding sequence ATGAAAACCATCATCGAACCTTTCCGCATCAAATCGGTCGAACCGATCCGCATGACCACGCGTGAGGAACGCGCAGACCTGCTGAAGGCCGCGAAATACAATCTCTTCAAACTGCATTCGGACGATGTGATCATCGACCTGCTGACTGATAGCGGCACGTCCGCCATGAGCGCCGCGCAATGGGGCGCGGTAATGACGGGCGACGAAAGCTATGCCGGGGCGCCCAGCTTCTACCGGTTCGAAGCGGCCGTCCGGAACCTGATGGACTTCAAGCACATCATCCCGACCCACCAGGGCCGCGCCGCCGAACACCTGTTGTTCAACCTGATCGCCAAACCTGGCCACATCATCCCCTCGAACACACATTTCGACACGACGCGCGGCAATATCGAGGCGGCGGGCGCCGAAGCGGTGGACCTGCCGGCCGCAGAAGGCAAGATCCCGTCCCTCGATCATCCGTTCAAGGGCAATATGGATCTTGAAGCATTAGAGACCCTGCTCCGCGAAAAGCGCGACTCAGTTCCGGCTGTGATGATGACCATCACGAACAATGCCGGCGGCGGCCAGCCTGCCAGCCTCGAAAACATCCGCGCCGCGGCCCAGATTGCCCAGCACTACCGCAAGCCCTTCTTCATTGATGGTTGCCGCTTCGCGGAGAACGCCTGGTTCATCAAGCTGCGCGAACCCGGCCAGCAGGACCGCAGCATCAAAGCCATCATCCACGACATTTTCGAAGTCGCGGACGGCATGACGATGAGCGCCAAGAAAGACGCCTTCGCCAATATTGGCGGCTGGCTGGCGCTGCGCGACGATGCGCTCGCCGAACGTGCCCGCACGCTGCTGATCCAGACCGAGGGTTTCCCCACCTATGGCGGCCTCGCGGGCCGAGACCTCGACGCCATCGCGCAAGGTCTCTCGGAGATCATCGACGAGGATTATCTGCGTTACCGTGTCCGGACGAATACCTATATCGCAGAACGGCTGGATGCGATGGGCGTACCGGTTGTGAAGCCAGCGGGCGGGCATGCCGTGTTCGTGGATGCGCGGGCCTTCCTGTCTCATATTCCGCCGCTGGAATATCCGGGCCAGTCGCTCGCCTGTGCGCTTTACGAAATGGGCGGTATCCGCGGCTGCGAGATCGGCACGGTGATGTTCGGACGCAAGCCGGACGGCAGCGAAGAGCCCGCGCGGATGGATCTCGTACGTCTGGCCATGCCCCGGCGCGTCTACACCCAGTCCCATGCGGACTATATCGTCGAAGTGTTCGAGGAGCTCGCCGCCTCGAAAGACCAGTTACGCGGCCTGAAGATCGTGAAAGAGCCGCCGATGATGCGGCACTTCACGTCAGAGTTCGAGCCGCTCTAG
- a CDS encoding DUF4332 domain-containing protein, producing the protein MSLLERVVRAHRCRSTHHYIALDSLSLIGGEQGEAWKSVFLVHHEHLLEGAKAPDSKFKDFRNHVCHVNEGLWGGAPGKAMEWYARSVELLRAKKWSKAAYALGVLSHYYADPIQPFHTGQTEEEGVIHRAVEWSIAKSRDTIDDLIEANGYPDIRVPDGPGFVADMVVEGATLSNTYYNTFIDHYNLERGVSDPPSGLDNTMREGIAELVAYATAGFAALVTQAVEEAAVAPPKVGITLQGYIETLDIPLRWITAKLADANDRAQVERMYKEFKKTGKVIKHLPEDDKIIRKKHAAQVLRVPLKKLDKQEIRPIGTAYVPPEGQAPAIVDEPEAEVIEEEIILDEAAAIEPEAEEIAAEVVQVEEAVEAEETEAEVETLAEDELILDEADLAAIEEAGLDLEETDLSADDEEDDDEAYESDEDEDEYEDDEEDEDFDEEDEDDEDFDEDDEDDDEDDEDDEAEEYDDSAEEESADEVEEAAASDDDVAPAERRHVRSSGLTRENPVVDAPSIGPKTAARLEGVGIYTIGELLDCDIEETAFMLDVHYIDSETLRDWQDQTKLMMEVPGLRVHDVQIMVGAGIRTSKELADAPARTLFLLATEFLNSPEGERVRRGDGLFMEEEVEEWIERARDAA; encoded by the coding sequence ATGTCTCTGCTCGAGCGTGTCGTTCGTGCGCATCGTTGCCGTTCTACTCATCACTATATCGCGCTGGATTCCCTGTCGCTGATTGGTGGGGAGCAGGGGGAGGCCTGGAAGTCGGTCTTCCTGGTGCATCATGAGCACCTGCTGGAAGGTGCAAAGGCGCCGGATTCGAAGTTCAAGGACTTCCGGAACCATGTCTGCCACGTCAATGAAGGCCTGTGGGGCGGTGCGCCCGGCAAGGCGATGGAATGGTATGCCCGTTCGGTCGAACTCCTCCGTGCGAAGAAATGGAGCAAGGCGGCCTATGCGCTCGGCGTCCTGAGCCATTATTATGCCGACCCGATCCAGCCTTTCCATACGGGGCAGACAGAGGAAGAGGGCGTCATCCACCGTGCCGTGGAATGGTCCATCGCCAAAAGCCGGGACACAATCGACGACCTGATCGAAGCCAATGGCTATCCGGATATCCGCGTGCCGGACGGACCGGGCTTTGTCGCCGACATGGTGGTCGAGGGCGCGACCCTGTCGAACACGTACTACAACACGTTCATCGACCATTATAATCTGGAGCGCGGCGTGTCCGATCCGCCATCGGGCCTGGATAACACGATGCGTGAAGGCATCGCCGAACTCGTGGCCTATGCCACGGCGGGCTTTGCCGCACTGGTGACCCAGGCGGTGGAAGAGGCGGCCGTTGCCCCGCCGAAGGTTGGCATTACCCTGCAGGGCTATATCGAGACGCTGGACATTCCGCTGCGCTGGATCACGGCGAAACTTGCCGACGCGAATGATCGCGCGCAGGTCGAGCGGATGTACAAGGAATTCAAGAAGACCGGCAAAGTGATCAAACACCTGCCGGAAGACGACAAGATCATCCGCAAGAAGCATGCGGCGCAGGTTCTCCGTGTGCCGCTGAAAAAACTCGACAAACAGGAAATCCGACCGATTGGTACGGCCTATGTGCCGCCGGAAGGGCAGGCCCCGGCCATTGTGGATGAACCGGAAGCTGAAGTCATCGAGGAGGAGATCATCCTCGATGAAGCCGCCGCGATCGAACCCGAAGCAGAGGAAATTGCTGCTGAAGTGGTTCAGGTCGAAGAGGCCGTGGAAGCAGAAGAGACAGAGGCCGAAGTTGAAACTTTGGCGGAAGACGAACTGATCCTTGACGAAGCAGACCTCGCCGCCATCGAAGAGGCTGGCCTCGATCTCGAAGAAACCGACCTCAGCGCCGATGATGAGGAAGACGACGACGAAGCGTACGAGTCCGACGAAGACGAGGATGAGTACGAGGACGACGAAGAAGACGAAGACTTCGACGAGGAAGATGAAGACGACGAGGACTTCGACGAAGACGATGAAGATGACGACGAGGACGACGAGGACGATGAAGCCGAGGAGTATGACGACTCGGCGGAAGAGGAGTCTGCGGACGAAGTGGAAGAAGCTGCCGCTTCAGACGATGACGTCGCCCCCGCAGAAAGGCGGCATGTCCGCTCGTCGGGCCTGACGCGCGAAAACCCGGTGGTCGATGCGCCGTCTATCGGCCCGAAGACGGCCGCGCGCCTGGAAGGTGTCGGCATCTACACGATTGGCGAATTGCTCGATTGCGATATCGAGGAGACGGCCTTCATGCTGGACGTCCACTATATCGACTCCGAAACCCTCCGCGACTGGCAGGACCAGACCAAGCTGATGATGGAAGTGCCGGGCCTGCGCGTGCATGACGTGCAGATCATGGTCGGCGCCGGCATCCGCACCAGCAAGGAACTGGCCGACGCGCCTGCACGCACCCTGTTCCTTCTGGCAACGGAGTTCCTGAATTCGCCGGAAGGCGAGCGGGTCCGCCGCGGCGACGGCCTCTTCATGGAAGAAGAGGTCGAAGAGTGGATCGAACGCGCCCGCGACGCAGCCTAG